The Glycine soja cultivar W05 chromosome 8, ASM419377v2, whole genome shotgun sequence genome has a window encoding:
- the LOC114421228 gene encoding MACPF domain-containing protein At1g14780-like isoform X2, which yields MSPLTSNATRAIAPATNPTSLPSPKCQSSSTRRVQSQGESLLGTSTPCLDFMRVHGQLMQLTQSVWVLMATLSNSSMLILIATHLFCLNESLKQFLLPGILTHLQGENFIRFIENFGTHILVGLGIGGKDLVLVKQDVSSNLDPSELKKHLDELGNQIFNGTCNFLPKSKEQKYKAPQAFDVFGPQIVAFDSSTSVCAKDGITVICAKRGGDTQMRDHSEWLLTVPKKPDAVDFSFIPITSLLKGTPGKGFLSHAINLYLRYKPPMSDLPYFLDYQSHKLWAPIHNDLPLSPATNRTNLSPSLSFDLMGPKLYVNTSKVTVGKRPITGMRLFLEGMKCNRLAIHVQHLLNTPIMLKNKIEDTPIWSEEINDGRFFEAINGKKFYHVCTAPVKYDPRWSSDKDVAFIVTGAQLHVKKHESRSVLHLRLLFSKVSNCAVVKSSWTQGSSGLSQRSGIFSVISTSISGKDQNQKKPVVVLDSSVFPTGPPVPVQTQKLLKFIDTSQLCKGPQDSPGHWLITGARLVLDKRKICLWAKFSLLNTGS from the exons ATGTCTCCGTTGACATCAAATGCGACAAGGGCGATCGCACCCGCTACCAATCCGACATCCTTACCTTCACCCAA ATGTCAGAGCTCTTCAACCAGAAGAGTTCAATCCCAGGGAGAATCCCTTCTGGGTACTTCAACACCGTGTTTGGATTTCATGAGGGTTCATGGGCAACTGATGCAGCTAACACAAAGTGTTTGGGTATTGATGGCTACTTTATCAAACTCTTCAATGCTCATATTGATCGCTACCCACTTGTTCTGTCTCAACGAATCCTTGAAGCAGTTCCTTCTTCCTGGGATCCTCACGCACTTGCAAG GTGAAAATTTTATCAGATTCATTGAGAACTTCGGGACACACATCCTTGTGGGGCTTGGCATTGGTGGCAAAGATTTAGTGTTGGTCAAGCAAGACGTGTCTTCCAACTTGGATCCATCAGAGCTCAAGAAGCACTTGGATGAGCTTGGAAATCAAATATTCAATGGGACATgcaattttcttccaaaatccaaagaacaaaaatataag GCGCCACAAGCTTTTGATGTCTTTGGTCCACAAATTGTTGCCTTCGATAGCTCTACATCCGTTTGTGCAAAAGAT GGAATTACGGTGATATGTGCAAAAAGGGGAGGGGATACCCAAATGAGAGACCATAGTGAATGGCTTCTGACAGTTCCAAAGAAGCCTGATGCTGTTGATTTTAGCTTCATTCCCATCACTTCTCTTCTTAAAGGTACTCCAGGCAAAGGCTTCCTATCCCATGCCATCAACCTCTACCTTCgat ATAAGCCTCCAATGTCAGATTTGCCTTACTTTCTTGACTACCAATCTCACAAGCTTTGGGCTCCCATTCACAATGATCTTCCACTCAGTCCAGCCACAAATAGAACTAATCTTTCGCCTTCTCTTAGTTTCGACTTGATGGGTCCCAAACTTTATGTAAACACCTCAAAG GTAACAGTTGGTAAAAGGCCAATCACAGGGATGCGCTTGTTTCTTGAGGGCATGAAATGCAACAG GTTAGCCATACACGTGCAACATCTATTAAACACTCCAATAatgcttaaaaacaaaatagaggACACGCCAATATGGTCAGAAGAAATCAATGATGGCCGTTTCTTTGAAGCAATCAATGGGAAGAAATTTTACCATGTATGTACAGCACCAGTGAAATACGACCCTAGATGGAGCTCTGACAAAGATGTGGCCTTTATTGTCACAGGAGCACAACTTCATGTGAAGAAACATGAATCAAGGAGTGTCCTTCATTTGAGGCTGTTGTTCTCTAAGGTGTCTAATTGTGCAGTTGTAAAATCAAGTTGGACACAGGGCTCCTCTGGGTTATCCCAGAGGTCTGGCATTTTCTCAGTCATAAGCACATCAATTTCTGGTAAAGACCAGAACCAGAAAAAACCGGTTGTGGTTTTGGATTCAAGTGTATTTCCAACAGGACCTCCAGTGCCTGTGCAAACACAAAAGCTGTTGAAATTTATAGACACATCACAGTTGTGTAAAGGTCCACAAGATAGTCCTGGCCATTGGTTGATCACGGGGGCAAGGTTGGTCTTGGACAAGAGAAAGATATGCTTATGGGCTAAGTTCTCATTGTTAAATACTGGTTCATGA
- the LOC114421228 gene encoding MACPF domain-containing protein At1g14780-like isoform X1: MGEGIVERALNSLGKGFDLTSDFRLKFCKGEERLVLLNETEKRELTVPGFGPIRDVSVDIKCDKGDRTRYQSDILTFTQMSELFNQKSSIPGRIPSGYFNTVFGFHEGSWATDAANTKCLGIDGYFIKLFNAHIDRYPLVLSQRILEAVPSSWDPHALARFIENFGTHILVGLGIGGKDLVLVKQDVSSNLDPSELKKHLDELGNQIFNGTCNFLPKSKEQKYKAPQAFDVFGPQIVAFDSSTSVCAKDGITVICAKRGGDTQMRDHSEWLLTVPKKPDAVDFSFIPITSLLKGTPGKGFLSHAINLYLRYKPPMSDLPYFLDYQSHKLWAPIHNDLPLSPATNRTNLSPSLSFDLMGPKLYVNTSKVTVGKRPITGMRLFLEGMKCNRLAIHVQHLLNTPIMLKNKIEDTPIWSEEINDGRFFEAINGKKFYHVCTAPVKYDPRWSSDKDVAFIVTGAQLHVKKHESRSVLHLRLLFSKVSNCAVVKSSWTQGSSGLSQRSGIFSVISTSISGKDQNQKKPVVVLDSSVFPTGPPVPVQTQKLLKFIDTSQLCKGPQDSPGHWLITGARLVLDKRKICLWAKFSLLNTGS, translated from the exons atgGGTGAAGGCATAGTTGAGAGAGCTCTGAACAGCTTAGGAAAGGGCTTCGACTTGACCTCAGATTTCAGGCTCAAGTTCTGCAAAGGCGAAGAGCGTTTGGTTCTTCTCAACGAAACAGAGAAACGGGAGCTCACGGTGCCAGGTTTCGGACCCATCAGAGATGTCTCCGTTGACATCAAATGCGACAAGGGCGATCGCACCCGCTACCAATCCGACATCCTTACCTTCACCCAA ATGTCAGAGCTCTTCAACCAGAAGAGTTCAATCCCAGGGAGAATCCCTTCTGGGTACTTCAACACCGTGTTTGGATTTCATGAGGGTTCATGGGCAACTGATGCAGCTAACACAAAGTGTTTGGGTATTGATGGCTACTTTATCAAACTCTTCAATGCTCATATTGATCGCTACCCACTTGTTCTGTCTCAACGAATCCTTGAAGCAGTTCCTTCTTCCTGGGATCCTCACGCACTTGCAAG ATTCATTGAGAACTTCGGGACACACATCCTTGTGGGGCTTGGCATTGGTGGCAAAGATTTAGTGTTGGTCAAGCAAGACGTGTCTTCCAACTTGGATCCATCAGAGCTCAAGAAGCACTTGGATGAGCTTGGAAATCAAATATTCAATGGGACATgcaattttcttccaaaatccaaagaacaaaaatataag GCGCCACAAGCTTTTGATGTCTTTGGTCCACAAATTGTTGCCTTCGATAGCTCTACATCCGTTTGTGCAAAAGAT GGAATTACGGTGATATGTGCAAAAAGGGGAGGGGATACCCAAATGAGAGACCATAGTGAATGGCTTCTGACAGTTCCAAAGAAGCCTGATGCTGTTGATTTTAGCTTCATTCCCATCACTTCTCTTCTTAAAGGTACTCCAGGCAAAGGCTTCCTATCCCATGCCATCAACCTCTACCTTCgat ATAAGCCTCCAATGTCAGATTTGCCTTACTTTCTTGACTACCAATCTCACAAGCTTTGGGCTCCCATTCACAATGATCTTCCACTCAGTCCAGCCACAAATAGAACTAATCTTTCGCCTTCTCTTAGTTTCGACTTGATGGGTCCCAAACTTTATGTAAACACCTCAAAG GTAACAGTTGGTAAAAGGCCAATCACAGGGATGCGCTTGTTTCTTGAGGGCATGAAATGCAACAG GTTAGCCATACACGTGCAACATCTATTAAACACTCCAATAatgcttaaaaacaaaatagaggACACGCCAATATGGTCAGAAGAAATCAATGATGGCCGTTTCTTTGAAGCAATCAATGGGAAGAAATTTTACCATGTATGTACAGCACCAGTGAAATACGACCCTAGATGGAGCTCTGACAAAGATGTGGCCTTTATTGTCACAGGAGCACAACTTCATGTGAAGAAACATGAATCAAGGAGTGTCCTTCATTTGAGGCTGTTGTTCTCTAAGGTGTCTAATTGTGCAGTTGTAAAATCAAGTTGGACACAGGGCTCCTCTGGGTTATCCCAGAGGTCTGGCATTTTCTCAGTCATAAGCACATCAATTTCTGGTAAAGACCAGAACCAGAAAAAACCGGTTGTGGTTTTGGATTCAAGTGTATTTCCAACAGGACCTCCAGTGCCTGTGCAAACACAAAAGCTGTTGAAATTTATAGACACATCACAGTTGTGTAAAGGTCCACAAGATAGTCCTGGCCATTGGTTGATCACGGGGGCAAGGTTGGTCTTGGACAAGAGAAAGATATGCTTATGGGCTAAGTTCTCATTGTTAAATACTGGTTCATGA